One segment of Mycobacteriales bacterium DNA contains the following:
- a CDS encoding glycosyl hydrolase, producing MSIRAVQRRRIARLGGVLVAVAAAVVPAVAPSAAAHPAEARPGPADAATFSVIGQPSLGGATLASRCPNADAQFSSHDFGGFTTDGPTGIAIGSTGRLYVVDDGGRRVLSWPDADAMTACQPADEVIGGTPGVMVGPEAITVDGAGKVYVADTLNHTVDIFVPGAGGSYPSRPTYVLGTPGVSGKGMNEFNYPRGLAVDETGRLYVADDDNNRVLMFDPPFATGMKADDSIGAGADGGFAGPKALAVSGDSLFVADYYDNRVLRFTGPFDDPATTYASTATYTGVTHPVDLTVGPDGSLYVTQQGDGAAAAPSLAVYANAVTSGSQTQPAATSNFDGAITGDSPLGVAVDASSRIFLSDYEGYRVLVHYLPAPAHAVDPLASAATNGLLQTLQSRAGLSKGRVLLGQEMPTFESGKAEWYRVFTRLRRRKLPEPVVMGAELDSIRDGKNDTAISTMITHAHAGGVLELDWHPNDPVDNSFPGAPITPAQMTQLTQPGTTLYNTWHANLDGAAATLAKFQAAGVPVLFRPLVEMNGVKFFWWSDDGSTGAPHAARIQAFAALWQDMVHYLTVTKGLHNLLFLYSPNAVGCDCAVPAMTYYPGSAYVDAVGIDVYDNDLAIGRTPDDDRGLTTYQDMVAAGKPFGFSEFGQGPNAAGNGTGSLGRSWDARTLVERVRDSYPAVAFATAWYSTYNSRGRATYVYELSDLTDVARLLRDPLIKTLPTGTP from the coding sequence GTGAGCATTCGTGCTGTTCAGCGACGCCGCATCGCGCGACTCGGCGGGGTTCTCGTCGCGGTTGCGGCAGCGGTGGTCCCGGCGGTGGCGCCGAGCGCCGCCGCCCATCCGGCCGAGGCCAGGCCCGGACCTGCCGATGCTGCGACCTTCTCGGTGATCGGTCAGCCGAGTCTTGGCGGCGCCACCCTCGCCAGTCGCTGTCCCAACGCCGACGCGCAGTTCAGCAGCCATGACTTCGGCGGGTTCACCACCGACGGCCCGACCGGGATCGCGATCGGGTCGACCGGGCGGCTCTACGTCGTCGACGACGGCGGCCGACGAGTCCTCAGCTGGCCTGACGCGGACGCCATGACGGCCTGCCAGCCGGCCGACGAGGTCATCGGTGGGACCCCGGGCGTAATGGTCGGTCCGGAGGCGATCACGGTCGACGGCGCGGGCAAGGTGTACGTCGCGGACACGCTCAACCACACGGTCGACATCTTCGTGCCGGGAGCGGGCGGCAGCTACCCGTCGCGCCCGACGTACGTGCTGGGCACACCGGGCGTCTCGGGCAAGGGGATGAACGAGTTCAACTACCCCCGCGGCCTGGCGGTCGACGAGACCGGACGGCTCTACGTCGCGGACGACGACAACAACCGCGTGCTGATGTTCGACCCGCCGTTCGCCACCGGAATGAAGGCGGACGACAGCATCGGCGCCGGAGCCGATGGCGGCTTCGCCGGCCCGAAGGCGCTCGCCGTGTCCGGGGACTCGTTGTTCGTCGCCGACTACTACGACAACCGCGTGCTGCGCTTCACCGGCCCTTTCGACGACCCGGCCACGACGTATGCCTCGACCGCCACCTACACCGGCGTGACGCATCCGGTCGACCTGACAGTCGGCCCCGACGGGTCGCTCTACGTGACCCAGCAGGGTGACGGCGCTGCGGCGGCACCGAGCCTCGCGGTCTACGCCAACGCCGTCACAAGCGGGAGCCAGACCCAACCGGCAGCGACCTCGAACTTCGACGGCGCCATCACGGGCGACTCTCCGCTCGGCGTCGCCGTCGACGCGAGCTCGCGGATCTTCCTGTCCGACTACGAGGGCTACCGGGTGCTCGTGCACTACCTGCCGGCGCCGGCGCATGCGGTGGACCCCCTGGCGAGCGCCGCGACCAATGGCCTGCTGCAGACCTTGCAGTCGCGGGCCGGCTTGTCGAAGGGCCGCGTGCTGCTCGGTCAGGAGATGCCGACGTTCGAGTCGGGGAAAGCCGAGTGGTACCGCGTGTTCACCCGGCTGCGCCGACGCAAGCTGCCGGAGCCGGTCGTGATGGGCGCCGAGCTCGACTCGATCCGTGACGGCAAGAACGACACGGCGATCAGCACGATGATCACGCACGCCCACGCCGGTGGGGTGCTGGAGCTCGACTGGCATCCGAACGACCCGGTCGACAACTCCTTCCCCGGTGCGCCGATCACGCCCGCTCAGATGACGCAGCTGACCCAGCCCGGGACGACGCTGTACAACACGTGGCACGCCAACCTTGACGGTGCGGCGGCGACGCTGGCGAAGTTCCAGGCCGCGGGTGTTCCCGTGCTGTTCCGGCCGCTGGTCGAGATGAACGGTGTGAAGTTCTTCTGGTGGTCCGACGACGGGAGCACCGGTGCGCCGCACGCGGCGCGGATTCAGGCTTTCGCTGCGCTGTGGCAGGACATGGTCCACTACCTGACGGTCACGAAGGGGCTGCACAACCTGCTGTTCCTGTACTCGCCGAACGCGGTGGGGTGCGACTGCGCTGTGCCGGCCATGACCTACTACCCGGGGTCGGCGTACGTCGACGCGGTGGGCATCGACGTCTACGACAACGACCTCGCGATCGGTCGCACCCCCGACGACGATCGTGGTCTGACCACCTACCAGGACATGGTCGCCGCGGGGAAGCCGTTCGGGTTCTCGGAGTTCGGGCAGGGGCCGAACGCCGCAGGCAACGGCACCGGCTCGCTGGGCCGGTCGTGGGACGCGAGAACGTTGGTCGAGCGCGTCCGGGACAGCTACCCCGCGGTCGCGTTCGCCACTGCCTGGTACTCCACGTACAACAGCCGGGGCAGGGCGACGTACGTCTACGAGCTGTCTGATCTCACCGACGTGGCCCGGTTGCTACGGGACCCGCTGATCAAGACGCTGCCGACCGGTACGCCGTAG
- a CDS encoding maleylpyruvate isomerase family mycothiol-dependent enzyme, which translates to MEFTTRLERLAAEAERLGDAAARCGLDDPVPGCPDWRVRDLVGHVGTVHRWAEHIVANGLDHPDAAAPQPPHDGELLGWYADGHRALVSTLAAAPADLSCFAFLPAPSPLEFWARRQLHETTIHRADAEAAAAIPVTIDDATSLDGIEEMLFGFAKRRREFVPGTVRLAPDGSAGWLITLGPDGASAVEAAAPAVADATVSGRADQVYLWLWNRPAEVSVTGDHGVADRWQQVKVRWG; encoded by the coding sequence GTGGAGTTCACCACCCGTTTGGAGCGCCTCGCGGCCGAGGCGGAGCGACTCGGCGACGCGGCCGCACGATGCGGCCTCGACGACCCGGTCCCGGGCTGCCCGGACTGGCGCGTTCGCGACCTCGTCGGGCATGTCGGAACCGTCCACCGGTGGGCTGAGCACATCGTCGCCAATGGCTTGGATCATCCGGACGCAGCCGCGCCGCAACCACCCCACGATGGCGAGCTGCTCGGCTGGTACGCCGACGGGCATCGAGCCTTGGTCAGCACGCTGGCGGCCGCGCCCGCCGACCTGAGCTGCTTCGCGTTCCTTCCGGCTCCCTCGCCGTTGGAGTTCTGGGCTCGCCGCCAGCTCCACGAGACGACGATCCACCGCGCGGACGCCGAAGCGGCAGCAGCGATCCCGGTGACGATCGACGACGCGACTTCGCTCGACGGGATCGAGGAGATGCTGTTCGGGTTCGCGAAGCGGAGGCGCGAGTTCGTGCCGGGGACGGTCCGGCTCGCACCGGACGGCAGCGCCGGTTGGCTCATCACCCTCGGCCCCGACGGGGCAAGCGCGGTCGAGGCGGCTGCGCCGGCGGTCGCCGACGCAACCGTGAGCGGGCGCGCCGACCAGGTCTACCTCTGGCTGTGGAACCGGCCGGCGGAGGTGTCCGTCACCGGTGACCACGGCGTTGCCGACCGGTGGCAGCAGGTGAAGGTGCGCTGGGGCTGA
- a CDS encoding MFS transporter, with protein MTAPAATSSDPRRWKALALLGAIQFMLVLDVTVVNVALPHIQRDLGFSRPGLAWVVNGYVLMAGGLLLLGGRLADIVGRRRLFLLGVGLFAVASATCGAAQDPGMLVASRFVQGAGEAFAAPASLGLIAVLFPDPAERVKALGIWGGIAGLGGTSGTVISGVLVNYASWRWIFFVNVPVALVALVFTPRLVDESRMVREGGQPDYVGAATMTGGLIAVVDGLLQAASHAWGSWQVLLPLLGGLALLAATGFIEGHSAAPLVPLEFFRNRTRVATNLVTLFFSSAFFSYFFLLTLFEQQVLHYSPVRGGLSYLPFGLTIGAGIGIGTAMMPKLGVKRLLAAGFVLCAAGMLLTSGIDIHSGYWSGIVPGMVLLGLGSGLSFPAMGNAALHEVTGQDSSLASGVQNAMQQVGGAIGLSVLVTLALRHAASLRRGGVAAPLASTHGFVLAYHVAVGLLVAGALFVVAFFESNILSAPRNPEAEVADSEAVPAVA; from the coding sequence ATGACTGCGCCTGCCGCGACGAGCTCCGACCCGCGCCGTTGGAAGGCCCTCGCGCTGCTGGGCGCGATCCAGTTCATGCTCGTCCTCGACGTCACGGTCGTGAACGTCGCGCTGCCGCACATCCAGCGCGATCTCGGCTTCAGTCGCCCGGGGCTCGCCTGGGTCGTCAACGGCTACGTGCTGATGGCCGGGGGCCTGCTGCTGCTCGGCGGCCGGCTCGCCGACATCGTCGGTCGGCGTCGGCTGTTCCTGCTCGGGGTGGGCCTGTTCGCGGTGGCCAGCGCCACCTGCGGAGCTGCCCAGGATCCGGGCATGCTGGTCGCGTCGCGGTTCGTGCAGGGCGCCGGCGAGGCGTTCGCCGCCCCCGCTTCGCTCGGACTGATCGCGGTCCTGTTCCCCGATCCCGCCGAGCGGGTCAAGGCGCTCGGCATCTGGGGTGGCATCGCCGGCTTGGGCGGCACGTCGGGCACCGTCATCTCCGGCGTGCTCGTCAACTACGCGTCGTGGCGCTGGATCTTCTTCGTCAACGTGCCGGTCGCCCTCGTGGCGCTGGTGTTCACGCCGCGGCTCGTGGACGAGAGCCGGATGGTGCGCGAAGGCGGTCAGCCGGACTACGTCGGTGCCGCGACGATGACCGGTGGCCTGATCGCGGTGGTGGACGGCCTGCTGCAGGCCGCGAGCCACGCGTGGGGATCCTGGCAGGTGCTGCTGCCCCTGCTCGGTGGGCTCGCGTTGCTCGCGGCGACCGGCTTCATCGAGGGCCACTCCGCGGCGCCGCTCGTCCCGCTCGAGTTCTTCCGCAACCGGACCCGGGTCGCGACGAACCTCGTCACGCTGTTCTTCTCCTCCGCGTTCTTCTCGTACTTCTTCCTGCTCACGCTGTTCGAGCAGCAGGTGCTGCACTACTCGCCGGTGCGCGGCGGGCTGTCCTATCTGCCGTTCGGCCTCACGATCGGTGCCGGCATCGGGATCGGGACGGCGATGATGCCGAAGCTGGGCGTGAAGCGACTGCTGGCGGCCGGCTTCGTGCTGTGTGCTGCCGGGATGCTGCTGACCTCCGGGATCGACATCCACAGCGGCTACTGGTCGGGCATCGTGCCGGGAATGGTGCTGCTCGGGCTCGGGTCCGGGCTGAGCTTCCCGGCGATGGGCAACGCCGCATTGCATGAGGTCACCGGTCAGGACTCCTCGCTCGCCTCCGGCGTACAGAACGCGATGCAACAGGTCGGCGGCGCGATCGGGCTGTCGGTCCTCGTGACGCTCGCCCTTCGCCACGCCGCCTCGCTGCGCCGCGGCGGCGTCGCCGCGCCGCTCGCGTCGACCCACGGGTTCGTGCTGGCGTATCACGTTGCGGTCGGCCTGCTGGTCGCCGGTGCGCTGTTCGTCGTCGCGTTCTTCGAGAGCAACATCCTGTCGGCGCCGCGCAACCCGGAGGCCGAGGTCGCGGACTCCGAGGCGGTACCGGCGGTCGCTTAG
- a CDS encoding nuclear transport factor 2 family protein, with product MDTAAIRELQFGYADVVSRRAWDELERLLLPDATIEVDTVTSPKRTFIGPAEFANFVRTATDRFDHFQFVVLNAVVEADGDTGRSRMFMCEIRHHRDAGSVDGDDGWSTAYGVYHDRYRKLDGRWWFADRRYRSLARTAPQAEIFGLPAGLGPIGR from the coding sequence GTGGACACCGCCGCGATCCGCGAGCTCCAGTTCGGCTACGCCGACGTGGTGTCACGCCGGGCGTGGGACGAGCTCGAACGGCTGCTGCTGCCGGACGCCACGATCGAGGTCGACACCGTCACGAGCCCGAAACGCACGTTCATCGGACCGGCCGAGTTCGCGAACTTCGTCCGCACCGCCACCGACCGGTTCGACCACTTCCAGTTCGTCGTGTTGAACGCGGTGGTGGAAGCCGACGGCGACACCGGCCGTAGCCGGATGTTCATGTGTGAGATCCGGCATCACCGCGACGCCGGTTCGGTCGATGGCGACGACGGCTGGTCGACGGCGTACGGGGTCTACCACGACCGCTACCGCAAGCTCGACGGGCGGTGGTGGTTCGCCGACCGCCGCTACCGGTCCCTCGCCCGCACCGCGCCGCAAGCCGAGATCTTCGGGCTGCCTGCCGGGCTCGGTCCGATCGGCCGCTAA